A region of Beijerinckia sp. 28-YEA-48 DNA encodes the following proteins:
- a CDS encoding carboxymuconolactone decarboxylase family protein encodes MISLFAATLAALSFTSAQAQERRPSAPQVAPPEVRAVAPALAAYTDEVLFDDLWKRAELSPRDRSIVTVAALVAGTHVRQMTGHFNRALDNGVKPRELIGIITHLAFYSGWPNAMSAVSVAKDVFAQRGIGVDQLSASATGLLALDAASEAQRAAAVQGTVGPVAPALAQYTNATLFGDLWRQPDLAPRDRSLVTIAALIASGQVDQLKFHIGRGMENGLSSIQISETITHLAFYAGWPRAMSAVPVAKAVFEAQAASETRPATEKDAALEILRGGSMPLSMGTTPNFTGTVRVASRFQRNDPARVGGETVSFEPGARTAWHSHPLGQTLIVTSGCGWVQREGGPIEDIRLGDVVLIPPNVKHWHGATNSSAMTHIAIVEALNGKSTDWMEPVSDAQYGPVIKAPGKC; translated from the coding sequence ATGATAAGCCTGTTCGCAGCGACCCTCGCGGCGTTGTCTTTCACATCCGCGCAAGCGCAAGAGCGTCGGCCGAGCGCCCCGCAGGTCGCCCCGCCGGAAGTGCGGGCGGTGGCACCGGCGCTCGCTGCTTATACGGACGAAGTTCTTTTCGACGACTTGTGGAAACGCGCCGAACTCAGCCCGCGTGATCGCAGCATCGTCACTGTAGCCGCATTGGTGGCCGGAACCCATGTGCGTCAGATGACCGGCCATTTCAATCGCGCCCTCGACAATGGCGTCAAGCCGCGCGAACTCATCGGCATCATCACCCATTTGGCCTTTTACAGCGGCTGGCCCAATGCCATGTCGGCTGTTTCCGTGGCGAAGGATGTGTTCGCGCAACGGGGCATAGGCGTTGATCAGCTGAGCGCCAGCGCCACCGGCTTGCTGGCGCTCGATGCGGCCAGCGAAGCGCAGCGCGCGGCGGCGGTGCAGGGTACGGTTGGGCCCGTTGCGCCGGCCCTGGCGCAATACACGAACGCCACGTTATTCGGCGATCTTTGGCGCCAGCCGGATTTGGCGCCGCGGGACCGCAGCCTGGTCACGATCGCAGCCCTGATCGCCAGCGGTCAAGTTGACCAACTCAAGTTTCATATCGGTCGCGGCATGGAAAATGGTCTGTCGTCGATACAGATTTCCGAAACGATCACGCATCTGGCTTTTTATGCGGGTTGGCCGCGCGCCATGTCCGCCGTTCCCGTCGCCAAAGCCGTCTTCGAAGCGCAGGCTGCCTCGGAGACGCGCCCGGCAACGGAAAAGGATGCGGCGCTGGAAATCCTGCGTGGCGGTTCAATGCCGCTGAGCATGGGAACGACGCCGAATTTCACGGGAACCGTTCGTGTCGCCTCGCGTTTTCAGCGTAACGACCCGGCGCGGGTCGGCGGTGAGACCGTGTCGTTTGAGCCCGGCGCGCGCACCGCCTGGCACAGCCATCCGCTGGGCCAGACGCTGATCGTCACATCAGGCTGCGGCTGGGTGCAACGAGAGGGCGGGCCGATCGAGGACATTCGCTTGGGCGACGTCGTGTTGATTCCACCGAACGTCAAGCATTGGCATGGCGCCACCAATTCATCGGCGATGACCCATATCGCCATCGTTGAAGCGTTGAACGGCAAGAGCACCGATTGGATGGAGCCGGTCAGCGATGCGCAATACGGCCCAGTGATCAAAGCACCGGGAAAATGCTGA
- a CDS encoding ParB-like protein, whose amino-acid sequence MANTREPKIHPVPILALRPTQMTVGMREVKEKRQRWREHKSKKKQSELLGKHMIPVVLGPDGRYYVVDHHHLTRALHDEGVKDILVAIIGDLSMVSRDAFWGVMDNKRWAYPYDAKGERRPFKDLPKSVVDLKDDPFRSLAGELRRAGGFAKDTTPFSEFLWADFLRRQMPGKLVDKNFDKALEKALAAAKSHDAIYLPGWCGPSSDD is encoded by the coding sequence ATGGCCAACACGCGTGAGCCGAAAATCCATCCGGTCCCGATCTTGGCGCTACGCCCGACACAAATGACCGTCGGCATGCGCGAGGTCAAAGAGAAGCGCCAACGCTGGCGCGAGCACAAGTCCAAGAAGAAGCAGTCCGAACTTCTCGGCAAGCACATGATCCCGGTCGTCCTGGGCCCGGACGGGCGCTATTACGTCGTCGACCATCATCACCTGACGCGGGCGCTCCACGACGAAGGTGTCAAAGACATCCTCGTGGCCATCATCGGCGATCTGTCCATGGTCAGCCGCGATGCTTTTTGGGGCGTGATGGACAACAAGCGCTGGGCCTATCCTTATGATGCCAAGGGTGAGCGGCGGCCATTCAAGGATCTGCCGAAATCCGTGGTCGACCTGAAGGACGACCCGTTCCGCAGCCTGGCTGGCGAACTGCGCCGTGCCGGCGGCTTCGCCAAGGACACGACGCCGTTTAGCGAGTTCCTCTGGGCCGATTTCCTGCGCCGCCAGATGCCCGGCAAGCTGGTCGATAAAAACTTCGATAAGGCGCTGGAAAAGGCGCTGGCGGCGGCCAAGAGCCACGACGCCATCTATCTCCCAGGCTGGTGCGGGCCTTCTTCCGACGATTAA
- a CDS encoding tripartite tricarboxylate transporter substrate binding protein has translation MTTLKGLLRPLSATIFATLLLLPPNGAKAQAPAYPSDNVHFICGFAAGSGADIIVRFFANKMQAILGKTVIVENKPGAIGNIATEYVARAKPDGYTVYVTSGDALATNMHIFKTPTVDVIKQLQIVTTINRMPMMIAVSISSPYKTVDELTKAMKEKGDKASYATTNPPARVVGAMYKTTGGLSSVEIQYKTTADTLNDVTSGAVDYAIYDPVFATIQARQGKIRILAVATGERLKSAPEYPTMTELGYKMNLVSWWGAMVPTGTPQPIVEKLRDGFAQIIASEDGKKFLGSIASDPWIIGSEEAQQYWRKEVDDWREYVRLAKIEPQG, from the coding sequence ATGACCACACTCAAGGGCCTCTTACGTCCCCTGTCCGCCACCATCTTCGCGACACTGCTGTTGCTGCCGCCAAATGGCGCGAAGGCACAGGCTCCAGCCTACCCTTCCGACAATGTGCATTTCATCTGTGGCTTCGCCGCCGGCAGCGGCGCGGACATTATCGTCCGCTTCTTCGCCAACAAAATGCAGGCGATCCTTGGAAAGACCGTCATTGTCGAGAATAAACCAGGCGCCATCGGCAATATCGCGACCGAATATGTCGCGCGCGCCAAGCCAGACGGCTACACCGTCTATGTCACCAGCGGCGACGCATTGGCGACCAATATGCACATATTCAAGACTCCCACCGTCGATGTGATCAAGCAGCTGCAAATCGTCACGACCATCAACCGCATGCCGATGATGATCGCGGTCAGCATCTCCTCCCCTTACAAGACCGTCGATGAACTGACCAAGGCGATGAAGGAAAAGGGCGATAAAGCCAGTTACGCGACCACCAACCCACCGGCTCGTGTTGTTGGCGCCATGTACAAGACGACCGGCGGATTGTCGTCCGTCGAGATTCAATACAAGACGACCGCCGACACGCTCAACGATGTGACCAGTGGCGCAGTCGACTACGCCATCTACGATCCGGTGTTCGCCACGATCCAGGCCAGGCAGGGCAAGATTCGCATCCTCGCCGTTGCCACGGGCGAGCGCCTGAAATCCGCGCCGGAATATCCGACCATGACAGAGCTCGGCTACAAGATGAATCTCGTCAGCTGGTGGGGCGCCATGGTGCCCACGGGTACGCCCCAGCCAATCGTCGAGAAGCTTCGCGACGGCTTTGCGCAGATCATCGCCAGCGAGGACGGCAAGAAGTTCCTCGGCTCGATCGCAAGCGACCCCTGGATCATTGGCTCGGAGGAAGCGCAGCAGTATTGGCGCAAGGAAGTCGACGACTGGCGCGAGTACGTTCGTCTCGCCAAGATCGAGCCGCAGGGATAG
- a CDS encoding xanthine dehydrogenase family protein subunit M yields the protein MKSFTYERASSPRDAAAAAARMQGAKFIAGGTNLLDLMKLEIETPVHLIDVNGLALDKIEATPDGGLRIGALVRNTDLAADANVRRDYGLLSRALLAGASGQLRNKATTAGNLLQRTRCPYFYDTNQPCNKRQPGSGCGALLGFSRQHAVIGGSDACIATHPSDMAVAMRALDATVETVRSDGAVRRIPIVDFYRGPARTPHLETTLTPGELITAVILPKPIGGVHIYRKVRDRASYAFALISVGAIVQADGSGRLALGGVAHKPWRVEAAEKDLPRGAKAVVEQLLAGAKPTHENGFKLPLVERTLQAVLTQARS from the coding sequence ATGAAATCCTTCACTTACGAACGGGCGAGCTCCCCTCGGGATGCCGCGGCAGCGGCGGCACGGATGCAGGGCGCCAAATTCATCGCCGGCGGCACAAATCTGCTTGATCTGATGAAACTGGAGATCGAAACGCCAGTCCATCTGATCGATGTCAACGGCCTGGCGCTCGACAAGATCGAGGCGACGCCGGACGGTGGCTTGCGTATCGGCGCTCTGGTCCGCAACACCGATCTCGCCGCTGATGCCAATGTGCGGCGCGACTATGGGCTGCTGTCTCGGGCTTTGCTCGCCGGCGCCTCGGGCCAGTTGCGCAACAAAGCGACGACGGCGGGCAACCTGCTTCAACGCACGCGCTGCCCGTATTTTTATGACACCAACCAGCCGTGCAACAAACGCCAGCCCGGCAGCGGCTGCGGCGCGCTCCTAGGCTTCAGCCGTCAGCACGCTGTCATCGGCGGGAGCGACGCCTGCATCGCCACTCATCCCAGCGACATGGCGGTGGCCATGCGTGCGCTTGATGCGACCGTTGAAACGGTGCGCTCGGATGGCGCCGTCCGCCGCATCCCGATCGTCGATTTCTATCGCGGGCCGGCGCGCACGCCGCATCTGGAAACCACGCTGACGCCGGGCGAACTCATCACCGCCGTCATCCTGCCCAAGCCAATCGGCGGCGTGCACATTTATCGCAAGGTGCGTGACCGCGCTTCTTATGCCTTCGCGCTGATTTCGGTGGGCGCGATCGTCCAGGCCGATGGCAGCGGCCGGCTGGCGCTCGGTGGCGTCGCCCACAAGCCCTGGCGCGTCGAAGCGGCCGAGAAAGACTTGCCGCGCGGCGCCAAGGCGGTGGTGGAGCAACTGCTCGCCGGCGCCAAACCGACCCATGAGAACGGGTTCAAACTGCCGCTGGTCGAGCGCACGCTCCAGGCGGTGTTGACGCAAGCGAGGTCATGA
- the paoA gene encoding aldehyde dehydrogenase iron-sulfur subunit PaoA, whose translation MQPPCDYEATRRQVLQAGAASVVATAAPAAAQAQSSRATGGTAAAGAGVVLAKVSLTVNGKPQELELDTRTTLLDALREHLHFTGTKKGCDHGQCGACTVLIDGRRINSCLSLAVMHVADTITTIEGLGQPDNLHEMQAAFVKHDGYQCGYCTPGQICSAISVLNEIQAGVPSHVTADLIAASQATPEELRERMSGNICRCGAYQNIIDAITEVAGRKA comes from the coding sequence ATGCAACCTCCCTGTGACTACGAGGCAACCCGTCGACAGGTTCTGCAAGCGGGGGCCGCATCGGTTGTCGCCACAGCGGCGCCGGCGGCGGCCCAGGCCCAGAGTTCGCGCGCCACCGGTGGCACTGCTGCGGCCGGCGCTGGTGTTGTGTTGGCGAAGGTCTCCTTGACGGTCAACGGCAAGCCGCAAGAGCTGGAACTCGACACGCGCACCACCTTGCTCGACGCCTTGCGCGAACATCTGCACTTCACCGGCACTAAGAAAGGCTGCGACCACGGCCAGTGTGGCGCTTGCACGGTTTTGATCGATGGTCGCCGGATCAATTCCTGCCTGTCGCTGGCCGTCATGCATGTGGCCGACACGATTACGACGATCGAAGGCCTGGGCCAGCCAGACAACCTGCACGAGATGCAGGCGGCGTTCGTGAAACACGATGGCTATCAATGCGGCTACTGTACCCCCGGCCAGATCTGTTCGGCCATCAGCGTGCTGAACGAGATCCAGGCCGGCGTCCCCAGCCACGTGACAGCGGATCTGATCGCCGCATCGCAAGCCACGCCCGAAGAACTGCGCGAGCGCATGAGCGGCAACATCTGCCGCTGCGGTGCCTATCAGAACATCATCGACGCCATCACCGAAGTCGCGGGGAGAAAGGCATGA
- a CDS encoding alkylphosphonate utilization protein, which yields MSDNIVRDCNGNQLNDGNSVMVIKDLKVKGTSEILKRGTTIKGIRLTGNPGEIECNTKQVKGLVLKTEFLKKA from the coding sequence GTGAGCGACAATATCGTGCGGGACTGCAACGGCAATCAACTCAACGACGGCAATTCCGTGATGGTGATCAAGGATCTCAAGGTCAAGGGCACCTCCGAGATACTCAAACGGGGAACCACGATAAAGGGCATCCGCCTAACGGGGAACCCTGGGGAAATCGAATGCAATACCAAACAGGTCAAAGGGTTGGTGTTGAAGACGGAGTTTCTCAAGAAGGCGTGA
- a CDS encoding LysR family transcriptional regulator, translating to MDESNISLRHLRVLALLLEVRSLTRAAQILDTTQPTVSKALTKLRAHFGDPLFVRVGLAMHPTPRALDLAKPLKDLLTTSDVMRASSAAFDPQASSREFSMIVTEVGMAQLVPPIIAYLEKQGLGLRLKAMPLDSRPIEARLEAGEADVVVGVFPGATANMRRQRLYTDTYMSVVRRTHPRVGKLVRPEAFLRERHVIVTSSPTGHGAHQALERVFAAKLDPDRVHVRVPSFVTSAMVVSKTDAVGTLPARLAMYLADDLKLMPFATPLPLPRIEISQFWHERVQQDAGHRWFRSTLRTLFGTSDGSKGKG from the coding sequence ATGGACGAAAGCAATATCAGCTTGCGGCATCTGCGCGTCCTCGCCTTGCTGCTGGAAGTTCGGAGCCTGACGCGCGCCGCGCAGATCCTTGATACGACCCAGCCGACCGTCAGCAAGGCGCTGACCAAGCTGCGTGCCCATTTTGGCGATCCCTTGTTCGTTCGCGTCGGCTTGGCGATGCATCCGACGCCGCGCGCGCTCGATCTGGCAAAGCCATTGAAGGATTTGCTGACGACCTCGGACGTCATGCGCGCCTCTTCCGCCGCGTTCGATCCGCAGGCATCCTCGCGCGAATTCTCCATGATCGTTACGGAAGTTGGCATGGCGCAGCTGGTGCCGCCGATCATCGCCTATCTGGAAAAGCAGGGACTGGGCCTGCGGCTCAAGGCCATGCCGCTCGACTCGCGGCCCATCGAGGCGCGCCTTGAAGCCGGCGAGGCGGATGTTGTGGTGGGCGTATTTCCCGGTGCCACGGCCAACATGCGCCGCCAGCGGCTCTACACCGACACCTACATGAGCGTGGTCCGTAGGACGCATCCCCGCGTTGGAAAGCTGGTCAGGCCGGAAGCCTTCTTGCGCGAACGGCATGTGATCGTGACGTCGTCTCCCACCGGACATGGCGCGCATCAGGCGCTGGAACGTGTTTTCGCCGCCAAGCTGGACCCCGATCGGGTCCATGTGCGTGTGCCGAGCTTCGTGACGAGCGCCATGGTTGTGAGCAAGACCGATGCCGTCGGGACGCTCCCGGCGCGGCTGGCGATGTATCTGGCGGATGATCTCAAACTCATGCCGTTTGCGACGCCATTGCCATTGCCGCGCATTGAAATCAGCCAATTCTGGCACGAGCGCGTGCAGCAGGACGCCGGCCATCGTTGGTTTCGTTCGACGTTGCGCACCTTGTTTGGTACATCGGACGGCTCCAAGGGCAAAGGCTAG
- the paoC gene encoding aldehyde oxidoreductase molybdenum-binding subunit PaoC: protein MRFDTPSTTNPIDQLKVIGQPLDRIDGPFKTTGTARYAYEQHDVVANQAYGFVVGAAIAKGRITAMDLAAAKAAPGVVAIVTADNAGKVSKGSWNTAELLGGPQVQHYHQAIALVVAETFEQARAAASLVRVTYARDEGAFDLAAARDTAPLLQGGDNGGSVGDFAGAFAAAPVQHDATYTTPDQSHAMMEPHASLAAWEGDKLTVWTSNQMIGWGARDLAITLGMPRDKVRLISPYIGGGFGGKLFVRSDVVLAALGARLAKRPVKVALTQPLITNNTTHRPATIQRLRIGATADGKITAIGHESWSGNLRGGRPEAAIQQTRLLYAGANRLTATRLAVLDLPEGHAMRAPGEAPGLMALEMAMDETAEKLNMDPVAFRILNDTQVDPEHPERRFSQRQLVECLRLGAERFGWAERKAQPAQLRDGRWLVGMGVAAGFRNNLVTTSGARVRLDGRGVVTVETDMTDIGTGSYTIIAQTAAEMMGVTIDKVVVRLGDSQFPLSAGSGGQWGANMSTSGVYAACVKLREAVAQKVGFNSDDAAFSDGFVQQGNRRVSLAEAAGAAGLSAEDKIEFGDLSRRYQQSTFAAHFVEVGVDAATAEVRIRRMLAVCAAGRILNPKSARSQVIGAMTMGVGAALMEELAVDKGRGFFVNHDLAGYEVPVHADIHDQEVIFLDEVDPMSSPMKAKGVGELGLCGVSAAIANAIYNATGVRVRDYPVTLDKLITKLPA, encoded by the coding sequence ATGCGCTTCGACACACCTTCCACAACCAATCCCATCGATCAGCTGAAGGTCATCGGCCAACCGCTCGACCGGATCGATGGCCCGTTCAAGACCACGGGCACGGCGCGCTATGCCTATGAACAGCATGATGTCGTGGCCAATCAGGCCTATGGCTTCGTCGTCGGCGCGGCGATCGCCAAGGGGCGTATCACCGCCATGGACCTCGCCGCCGCCAAGGCGGCGCCTGGCGTGGTGGCGATCGTCACGGCTGACAATGCCGGCAAGGTCAGCAAAGGCAGCTGGAACACCGCCGAACTGCTCGGTGGGCCGCAGGTTCAACATTATCATCAGGCCATCGCTCTGGTGGTTGCCGAAACTTTCGAACAAGCGCGCGCGGCGGCAAGCTTGGTGCGCGTCACCTACGCGCGTGATGAGGGTGCCTTCGATCTGGCTGCGGCGCGCGACACCGCGCCCCTGCTGCAAGGCGGCGATAACGGCGGCTCGGTGGGGGATTTCGCCGGCGCCTTTGCCGCAGCGCCCGTGCAGCATGACGCCACCTATACGACGCCCGATCAGTCCCATGCGATGATGGAGCCGCATGCGTCGCTGGCCGCCTGGGAGGGCGACAAGCTGACGGTCTGGACGTCGAACCAGATGATCGGCTGGGGCGCGCGCGATCTGGCCATCACTTTGGGCATGCCGCGCGACAAGGTTCGTCTGATCTCGCCCTATATCGGCGGTGGTTTCGGCGGCAAGCTGTTCGTGCGCAGCGACGTGGTTCTCGCGGCGCTGGGCGCGCGCCTCGCCAAGCGCCCGGTGAAAGTGGCGCTGACGCAGCCGCTGATCACCAACAACACCACCCATCGCCCCGCCACCATCCAGCGCCTGCGCATTGGCGCGACGGCAGACGGTAAGATCACCGCCATCGGCCATGAAAGCTGGTCTGGCAATCTGCGGGGAGGGCGGCCGGAGGCGGCGATCCAGCAGACGCGGCTGCTCTATGCTGGTGCCAACCGGCTGACGGCAACACGGCTCGCCGTGCTCGACCTGCCGGAGGGGCACGCCATGCGTGCGCCGGGCGAGGCGCCGGGCCTGATGGCCTTGGAAATGGCCATGGATGAGACGGCGGAAAAGCTCAACATGGATCCAGTCGCGTTTCGCATCCTCAACGACACGCAGGTCGATCCGGAACATCCCGAGCGCCGCTTCAGCCAGCGTCAACTGGTCGAATGTCTGCGGCTGGGCGCGGAGCGTTTCGGCTGGGCTGAACGCAAGGCGCAGCCAGCGCAGCTGCGCGACGGCCGCTGGCTTGTGGGCATGGGCGTCGCCGCCGGCTTCCGCAACAATCTGGTGACCACATCGGGCGCGCGGGTCCGGCTCGACGGGCGCGGCGTGGTGACGGTGGAAACCGACATGACCGACATCGGCACCGGCAGTTACACCATCATCGCGCAGACGGCGGCCGAGATGATGGGCGTGACCATCGACAAGGTGGTGGTGCGCCTGGGAGACTCGCAATTTCCCCTCTCGGCCGGTTCCGGTGGCCAGTGGGGCGCCAACATGTCGACGTCGGGCGTCTATGCCGCCTGCGTCAAGCTGCGCGAAGCCGTGGCCCAAAAAGTCGGCTTCAATTCAGACGATGCGGCCTTCAGCGACGGCTTTGTCCAGCAGGGCAATCGCCGTGTCTCTTTGGCGGAAGCGGCGGGCGCGGCGGGCTTGTCGGCCGAAGATAAGATCGAATTCGGCGATCTCAGCCGGCGCTATCAGCAATCGACCTTCGCGGCGCATTTCGTCGAAGTGGGGGTGGATGCGGCAACTGCCGAAGTCCGCATTCGCCGGATGCTCGCCGTCTGCGCCGCCGGCCGTATTCTCAATCCGAAGTCGGCCCGCAGCCAGGTGATCGGGGCGATGACCATGGGCGTCGGCGCCGCGCTGATGGAGGAACTGGCGGTCGACAAGGGCCGGGGCTTCTTCGTCAACCACGATCTTGCTGGATACGAAGTGCCGGTCCACGCCGACATCCACGACCAGGAAGTGATCTTCCTCGACGAGGTCGATCCGATGTCCTCGCCGATGAAGGCCAAGGGCGTCGGTGAGCTGGGTCTGTGCGGCGTCAGCGCGGCGATCGCCAATGCGATCTACAATGCCACCGGCGTGCGCGTGCGGGACTATCCGGTGACATTGGATAAGTTAATTACCAAGCTTCCGGCCTAA